A genome region from Actinomycetota bacterium includes the following:
- a CDS encoding AarF/UbiB family protein: protein MQRKINKRARTLAFTRVYAGIVWDFWREARLARKIGLTGAEQRMSKRHRRRAIQFRETATRLGGVLIKLGQFVGSRVDVMPEPYIQELMKLQDEVPPEDYSAVKERIEAEFGRPLEEVYPVFNPVSQAAASLAQAHEAELTTGEKVIVKVQRPGIEDLIDIDLATFTYLMEGVRRFTKAGDRFDIEGLVDEFQRVLGEELDFLREADNAERFAVDFRDDQRVLVPKVYHDYSTGRIVTLERIQGTKINDYDGLTAAGIDRKELARTLVDIYVKQFLETGFFHADPHPGNLFVNPGPAITFLDFGMMGEITAENRESFIEALFAIVQKDADGVIEAATDLNFIRQGANTVPIRNALEWMFQRYSGMSTMKAMDAGSLETIEEDIRLILRENPFTLPVHFAYVGKAFGTLVGVIAGLDPDFDIIEEARPYVEKLTKSVRTQFFVKQAKKIGLALLKLPTDLSRVIDKAERGELKVKMSGIDELMDAINRLEKSKRATVLAILAGSLTIAAAALYVNSYPTEALLAALGAAAFAGAAITSGRRRPRFHP from the coding sequence GTGCAGCGGAAAATAAATAAAAGAGCGCGCACCCTAGCCTTTACCAGAGTCTATGCCGGTATTGTCTGGGACTTCTGGCGGGAAGCCAGGCTGGCCAGAAAGATCGGCCTGACGGGGGCGGAACAAAGGATGTCCAAGCGCCACCGCCGGCGTGCCATACAATTCCGCGAGACCGCGACCAGGCTGGGCGGCGTGCTCATCAAGCTGGGACAATTCGTCGGCTCGCGCGTCGACGTCATGCCCGAACCCTACATCCAAGAGCTCATGAAGCTTCAGGACGAGGTCCCGCCGGAGGACTACTCTGCCGTCAAGGAGCGTATAGAAGCTGAGTTCGGGCGCCCCCTTGAGGAAGTCTACCCAGTTTTCAATCCGGTTTCCCAGGCCGCCGCTAGCCTGGCGCAAGCCCACGAAGCGGAGCTTACGACAGGCGAAAAGGTGATTGTGAAGGTCCAACGGCCGGGCATCGAGGACCTTATCGACATAGACCTGGCGACGTTCACTTACCTCATGGAGGGCGTCCGCCGGTTTACAAAAGCGGGGGACCGATTCGACATCGAAGGGCTGGTTGACGAGTTTCAGCGCGTATTGGGAGAAGAACTGGATTTCTTGCGCGAGGCCGATAACGCGGAAAGATTTGCGGTAGACTTTCGCGACGACCAGCGCGTTCTCGTGCCCAAGGTCTACCACGATTATTCCACCGGCCGTATCGTTACGCTGGAACGGATACAAGGCACAAAAATCAACGACTACGACGGATTAACCGCCGCCGGCATCGATCGCAAGGAGCTGGCCAGGACGCTGGTCGACATCTACGTCAAGCAGTTCCTGGAGACCGGATTCTTCCACGCGGACCCCCACCCCGGCAATCTTTTTGTGAATCCGGGACCGGCCATAACTTTTCTCGACTTCGGCATGATGGGAGAGATAACGGCGGAGAACCGCGAGAGCTTCATAGAGGCGCTCTTCGCCATCGTTCAGAAAGATGCCGACGGCGTCATCGAGGCGGCGACCGACCTGAATTTCATAAGGCAGGGCGCCAATACGGTCCCCATTCGCAACGCCCTGGAGTGGATGTTCCAGCGCTATAGCGGCATGTCGACGATGAAAGCGATGGACGCGGGCAGCCTGGAGACGATCGAGGAAGACATCCGCCTCATCTTGAGGGAGAACCCTTTCACTCTGCCGGTGCATTTCGCCTATGTCGGCAAGGCCTTCGGCACGCTGGTCGGGGTGATTGCCGGATTAGACCCCGACTTCGACATAATCGAGGAAGCAAGGCCGTACGTCGAAAAACTAACAAAGAGTGTAAGGACGCAGTTCTTCGTCAAGCAAGCCAAGAAGATCGGCTTGGCCTTGCTTAAGTTGCCGACCGACCTGTCCAGAGTAATCGACAAGGCGGAGCGGGGTGAGCTTAAGGTCAAGATGTCCGGGATTGACGAACTTATGGACGCGATCAACCGGCTGGAGAAGTCCAAGCGGGCGACAGTCCTAGCTATTTTGGCCGGTTCGCTGACAATCGCGGCGGCCGCCCTATACGTCAACTCATATCCTACGGAGGCCTTGTTGGCCGCCCTTGGCGCCGCGGCGTTCGCCGGGGCCGCCATAACCTCCGGAAGACGCCGACCCAGATTTCACCCCTAG
- the mraZ gene encoding division/cell wall cluster transcriptional repressor MraZ, with product MFLGEFQHLIDSKGRVILPAKFRDELADGLVVTKGLEDCLFVYTPAEWAKIEEKVRTMPLTNPAGRAFARNFFSGAAKGTLDKQGRLMLPQNLREFAGLDKDVIVIGVASRVEIWDKAKWAKYSSETEKSYSELAEQLADLGI from the coding sequence ATGTTTCTGGGGGAATTTCAACATCTCATCGACTCTAAAGGCAGGGTAATCCTTCCCGCCAAGTTTCGCGACGAACTGGCCGACGGCCTGGTCGTGACGAAAGGTTTGGAGGATTGTCTTTTTGTCTATACCCCCGCCGAGTGGGCCAAGATAGAAGAGAAGGTCCGCACGATGCCTCTGACCAATCCCGCCGGCCGCGCGTTTGCCAGAAACTTTTTCTCAGGCGCGGCCAAAGGTACCTTGGATAAACAAGGCCGGCTGATGCTGCCGCAGAACCTGCGGGAGTTCGCCGGTTTGGATAAAGACGTCATCGTTATCGGCGTCGCCAGCCGCGTAGAGATCTGGGACAAGGCCAAGTGGGCCAAGTACAGCTCGGAGACGGAGAAATCTTACTCCGAACTCGCGGAACAGCTGGCCGATCTGGGAATCTAG
- the rsmH gene encoding 16S rRNA (cytosine(1402)-N(4))-methyltransferase RsmH gives MEYSHTPVLAEEVIRYLEPKPGDVTVDLTVGGGGHAERLLKAIGPTGKLIGIDKDPAALAATKQRLASYKEQLALVKTDFQDIRQTLQTMGIREVNNILMDLGVSSHQLDRAERGFSYRHDAPLDMRMDPTGPVTAADILKNYSKDELTAVIGKYGEDRWASRIAAFIVEARKRRPITTTFELVDVIKAAIPAGARRRGPHPARRTFQALRIEANGELKALETALRDGIPCLARKGRIVVISYHSLEDRIVKNTFKEFSEETQVETGVRLMILTKKPVKPAAEEIARNARAESAKLRAAERL, from the coding sequence ATGGAATATAGCCACACTCCCGTGCTGGCGGAAGAGGTGATTCGGTACCTTGAACCGAAGCCGGGAGATGTGACAGTCGATTTGACTGTTGGGGGAGGGGGCCATGCGGAGCGGCTGCTCAAGGCAATCGGCCCGACCGGGAAGCTTATCGGAATCGACAAGGACCCGGCCGCGCTGGCCGCGACTAAACAGAGGCTGGCTTCGTACAAAGAACAGCTCGCGCTGGTCAAGACGGATTTTCAAGATATACGGCAAACCCTCCAAACCATGGGAATCCGAGAGGTTAACAACATACTGATGGATCTCGGGGTCTCCTCCCACCAACTCGATCGGGCTGAACGGGGGTTCAGCTACCGGCACGACGCGCCGCTGGACATGCGGATGGACCCGACCGGCCCGGTAACCGCGGCGGATATCTTGAAGAACTACTCGAAAGACGAACTGACCGCGGTCATAGGAAAGTACGGAGAAGACCGATGGGCGTCGCGGATCGCGGCCTTCATCGTAGAGGCAAGGAAGCGCCGCCCGATAACTACGACGTTCGAACTGGTGGACGTGATCAAGGCGGCGATTCCCGCGGGGGCCAGAAGACGCGGCCCCCACCCGGCCAGGCGGACGTTTCAAGCGCTCCGCATCGAGGCCAACGGGGAATTGAAGGCGCTGGAAACGGCCCTTCGTGACGGGATACCGTGTCTGGCCAGGAAAGGAAGGATCGTGGTGATTTCTTACCACTCACTGGAAGACAGGATCGTTAAAAACACGTTTAAGGAATTTTCCGAGGAAACTCAGGTTGAGACGGGAGTCCGCCTGATGATCCTAACTAAGAAACCGGTCAAGCCCGCCGCTGAGGAGATTGCGCGGAACGCGAGAGCGGAAAGCGCGAAGCTCCGGGCGGCTGAGAGACTTTGA
- a CDS encoding cell division protein FtsL has translation MQAAPKLIGQVPFISANPQHIVHPSRQPLPQRTVGRSASGALCGYVLTAAIILAPLAMLHVTTRVLVAENGYRIQHIQAEIDGQMKMAEDIKLENVKLASLERVKKVATEKLAMTEPAVEAKIISLPGDGVTSPEYAYLTDKEVR, from the coding sequence ATGCAAGCAGCGCCAAAGCTAATTGGGCAGGTCCCCTTTATCTCCGCAAATCCGCAGCACATTGTTCACCCCTCTCGTCAACCCCTCCCTCAAAGAACGGTTGGCAGATCGGCTTCGGGCGCGTTATGCGGTTATGTTTTGACGGCGGCCATCATTCTGGCGCCGCTGGCCATGCTGCACGTGACGACGCGCGTCCTGGTGGCCGAGAACGGATATCGCATCCAGCACATCCAGGCGGAAATAGACGGCCAGATGAAGATGGCGGAAGACATCAAATTGGAGAACGTCAAACTGGCCAGCCTGGAAAGGGTTAAGAAAGTAGCTACGGAGAAGCTGGCAATGACCGAGCCGGCCGTGGAAGCAAAGATTATTAGTCTGCCAGGTGACGGTGTAACCTCCCCGGAATACGCTTACTTAACTGACAAGGAGGTTAGGTAG
- a CDS encoding penicillin-binding protein 2, protein MAARRTDGAHYRLLLILILFIASLAAIAARLVYVQQVDAAWLTQQAVGQRVREIELSGERGAIFDRNGQELAINLDSASIYATPYFVEKPGDAAVKLGRILGQKPDEVKKKLTEKSGFVYLARQLDMEKVNEIKALKIPGINILPERKRFYPNGTMAAHVLGYAGVDNQGLGGVESSYDKILRGKSGKLLVEGDPAGAPIPGGIYSKKDAARGKDIHLTLDKDIQYKAELELNKVVKDYCAKGGAIIVMNPTNGDILAMASAPGFNPNDWIKSNEEQLRNRAISSVYEPGSTAKVITATGAIEERVVGLEEVFSLPANITVGDQSFGEYDKEGKGDQTISGIIALSSNVGAIELGLRLGNKKLYKYVTGFGLGDYTGVDLPSEETGIVQAPDDWSETSIATIPYGQGISATSLQMLNVVATIANDGVKPTPHVAKSGFKEKDKRVVSSETAATVQDIMVETVEEGTGKNAQISGYMVGGKTGTAQKAGANGYEDGKYVISFAGFVSNLDPQLAIIVVIDEPQATGPQPLYSATIAAPVFKDIAEFSINRLKIAPGSREKR, encoded by the coding sequence ATGGCGGCGCGCCGGACGGACGGAGCGCACTACAGGCTCTTACTAATATTAATTCTGTTTATCGCAAGCCTGGCGGCAATAGCTGCTAGGCTTGTTTATGTCCAGCAGGTGGACGCGGCCTGGCTGACGCAGCAGGCGGTCGGACAAAGGGTGCGGGAGATCGAGTTGTCGGGCGAGCGCGGCGCCATCTTCGACCGGAACGGCCAGGAGCTGGCCATCAACTTAGACTCTGCCAGCATCTACGCGACCCCGTATTTCGTCGAGAAACCCGGCGACGCGGCCGTGAAATTGGGCCGGATCCTAGGTCAAAAGCCTGACGAAGTAAAAAAGAAGCTGACCGAAAAGTCAGGGTTTGTTTATCTAGCGAGGCAGCTGGATATGGAAAAGGTAAACGAGATCAAAGCCTTGAAGATACCTGGCATAAACATCCTTCCCGAACGAAAAAGGTTCTATCCTAACGGAACGATGGCGGCCCATGTCCTCGGTTACGCCGGGGTCGACAACCAGGGATTAGGCGGCGTCGAGTCTTCTTACGACAAGATTCTGCGAGGGAAATCGGGCAAGCTGCTGGTGGAAGGCGATCCAGCCGGCGCGCCCATACCCGGAGGCATCTATTCCAAGAAAGACGCGGCGCGCGGCAAAGATATCCATCTGACGCTGGATAAGGATATCCAATATAAAGCTGAACTAGAGCTTAATAAAGTGGTTAAGGATTATTGCGCCAAAGGAGGCGCGATTATCGTCATGAATCCGACGAACGGCGACATCCTGGCGATGGCCAGCGCTCCCGGCTTCAATCCTAACGACTGGATCAAGTCAAACGAGGAACAGTTGAGGAACCGGGCGATATCATCCGTTTATGAGCCTGGCTCGACGGCTAAGGTAATAACGGCGACGGGTGCCATAGAAGAACGGGTCGTCGGTTTGGAGGAGGTTTTCTCTTTGCCCGCGAACATAACGGTCGGCGATCAAAGCTTCGGCGAGTACGACAAAGAGGGCAAGGGCGACCAGACGATCAGCGGAATCATCGCCTTATCCAGCAACGTCGGCGCCATCGAACTGGGGCTGCGTTTGGGCAACAAGAAGCTCTATAAATATGTTACGGGATTCGGCTTGGGCGACTACACGGGCGTTGATCTGCCTAGCGAGGAAACCGGCATCGTACAGGCCCCAGACGATTGGTCGGAGACGAGCATCGCGACCATACCATACGGCCAGGGTATAAGCGCCACTTCGCTGCAGATGTTGAACGTGGTCGCGACAATCGCCAACGACGGCGTCAAGCCGACGCCTCACGTGGCGAAGAGCGGTTTTAAAGAAAAGGATAAACGCGTTGTGTCGTCAGAGACCGCTGCCACCGTCCAAGACATTATGGTCGAGACCGTCGAGGAAGGCACCGGGAAGAACGCGCAGATTTCGGGCTATATGGTCGGCGGAAAGACGGGCACGGCCCAAAAGGCCGGCGCCAACGGATATGAGGACGGTAAATACGTAATCTCGTTCGCCGGCTTTGTCTCCAATCTCGATCCGCAACTGGCCATTATCGTAGTAATCGACGAACCTCAGGCGACCGGTCCGCAGCCATTATACTCGGCGACAATCGCCGCGCCGGTCTTCAAGGATATAGCTGAATTCAGCATAAACAGGTTGAAGATCGCACCCGGCAGCCGGGAGAAGAGGTAA
- a CDS encoding UDP-N-acetylmuramoyl-L-alanyl-D-glutamate--2,6-diaminopimelate ligase, giving the protein MNGGSPIQPIKRYSVVELLANIQPTSVAGDAGVTVSDIIYDSRRAKPDTVFVAIRGQQADGHSFALDAVRGGCAALVAEEPIEGAEVPQFVVPDTRIALAVMSATLFGRPSKRLSLAGITGTNGKTTTAYFLESIYHAAGYKAGLIGTVEYRVAGERRPVTRTTPESYDLQKLLGEMADAGATHAAMEVSSHAIDMKRVVACSFAVKAFTNLSQDHLDYHGDMERYFAAKQRFMEEPGAAVVNIDDEYGRRLAEDLPAAVTFSLDGEADYRAEGIENTVSGSIFALRAPDGVYRMAVNLPGGFNVANAITAAATARAQGIAWQAVISGVSDLEAVPGRFERLESGSGFTVIIDYAHTPDGLAKAVASAKELTQGRVITVFGCGGDRDKTKRPLMGRAATAMSDVTIVTSDNPRSEDPEAIIDDILKGCEGKAATETDRRTAIKKAMEMAKPGDIVIIAGKGHEKEQILSTGTIEFDDRAVAEDALKELTGT; this is encoded by the coding sequence TTGAATGGAGGAAGCCCTATTCAGCCGATAAAACGCTATTCTGTGGTCGAGCTTCTGGCGAACATCCAACCGACCTCAGTCGCCGGCGACGCCGGCGTCACCGTTTCAGACATCATCTACGATTCACGCCGGGCGAAGCCCGATACGGTCTTTGTCGCCATAAGAGGACAACAGGCTGACGGCCATTCGTTCGCGCTTGACGCTGTGCGCGGGGGTTGCGCCGCGCTGGTGGCGGAAGAGCCGATAGAGGGGGCTGAAGTGCCCCAGTTCGTCGTGCCAGACACGAGGATCGCCCTGGCGGTTATGTCCGCGACTCTTTTCGGGCGGCCTTCCAAGAGGCTGTCGCTGGCCGGTATTACCGGTACCAACGGCAAAACGACAACGGCATATTTTTTAGAAAGCATATATCACGCGGCCGGCTACAAGGCGGGCCTCATCGGAACGGTTGAATATCGCGTCGCCGGGGAACGCAGACCCGTGACCAGGACGACGCCTGAATCATATGACTTACAGAAGTTGCTCGGGGAAATGGCGGACGCCGGCGCGACTCACGCGGCGATGGAGGTTTCTTCGCACGCGATCGACATGAAAAGGGTTGTCGCCTGCTCGTTCGCGGTAAAAGCTTTTACTAATTTAAGCCAGGATCACTTGGATTATCACGGCGACATGGAAAGGTATTTCGCGGCCAAACAGCGTTTTATGGAAGAGCCAGGCGCGGCCGTCGTCAATATAGACGATGAATACGGACGCCGGCTGGCGGAAGATCTGCCGGCAGCTGTAACGTTCTCGCTGGATGGAGAAGCGGACTACCGGGCGGAAGGTATAGAGAACACGGTCAGCGGATCGATCTTCGCTTTACGGGCGCCCGACGGAGTTTACCGGATGGCCGTTAACCTGCCGGGAGGGTTTAATGTCGCCAACGCGATTACGGCGGCGGCCACAGCCCGGGCACAAGGTATCGCCTGGCAGGCGGTTATCAGCGGCGTGTCTGATTTAGAAGCGGTTCCGGGCCGGTTTGAACGGTTGGAAAGCGGGAGCGGTTTTACGGTGATCATCGATTACGCTCACACGCCGGACGGGCTGGCCAAGGCGGTGGCTTCGGCAAAAGAGCTGACCCAAGGCCGCGTTATTACCGTGTTCGGCTGCGGCGGCGACCGCGACAAGACGAAACGGCCGCTGATGGGAAGGGCCGCGACGGCGATGAGCGACGTGACCATAGTAACGAGCGACAATCCGAGGAGCGAAGACCCCGAGGCCATTATCGACGATATCTTAAAAGGCTGCGAAGGCAAGGCCGCGACTGAGACCGACAGGCGAACCGCCATAAAGAAAGCGATGGAGATGGCTAAGCCCGGCGACATTGTGATTATCGCCGGTAAAGGACACGAGAAAGAACAGATTCTGAGCACGGGAACGATAGAATTTGACGATCGCGCGGTCGCGGAAGACGCGCTGAAGGAGCTAACGGGCACATGA
- the murF gene encoding UDP-N-acetylmuramoyl-tripeptide--D-alanyl-D-alanine ligase has translation MIELSVEEMARATGGDTEAGLSDLATFASVSTDSRTVKPGDLFVALRGEHYDGHDFLTSVVDKGAMGIVAARDATNPFLKRIPKQFMHITLIRVDDTLKAYQEIARIAARKLSAKVVAVTGSTGKTTTKDMIASILRGLGKTTASAENFNNEVGLPATILTADEDTEFMVLEMGMRGPGQIAELARIAKPHVGVITNIGLTHLELLGSEENIAMAKTELAAGVRPAGTIVVNAGDAWVDKVAGASVAKVITFGAGKGADVRAEDIVLDERVRASFTVIAKIEGVGYEFPVRLAVPGRHNVENALAAAAACLALGAPEQVIVEGLANARISLNRMSFIDCDSGILIINDTYNASPASVKAALETLAAAAGTRKIAVLGDMLELGDASKEAHLETGRRAAAAADIMFAVGELAQTIAEGAREAGMPADAVICFGDTDEAAARLRDEMKKGDVVLVKASRALRFERIVECIK, from the coding sequence ATGATAGAACTTTCGGTTGAAGAGATGGCCCGCGCCACGGGCGGCGATACGGAGGCAGGGTTGAGCGATCTCGCGACCTTCGCGTCCGTATCCACAGATAGCCGTACGGTCAAGCCGGGGGATCTTTTTGTCGCCCTTCGGGGAGAACATTACGACGGACACGACTTTCTGACCTCGGTCGTAGACAAGGGCGCGATGGGCATAGTGGCGGCCCGCGACGCGACGAATCCTTTTCTAAAACGCATTCCCAAACAGTTTATGCATATCACTCTGATCAGAGTGGACGATACGCTCAAAGCGTATCAGGAAATCGCCAGGATCGCGGCCAGAAAGCTCAGCGCTAAGGTCGTCGCGGTCACCGGCAGCACCGGCAAGACGACGACCAAGGATATGATCGCCTCGATCCTGCGGGGTCTGGGTAAAACGACCGCTTCGGCCGAGAATTTCAACAACGAAGTGGGTTTGCCGGCGACGATTCTGACTGCCGATGAGGATACCGAGTTCATGGTGCTGGAGATGGGCATGCGCGGTCCAGGACAAATCGCCGAGCTGGCGCGCATCGCTAAGCCTCATGTCGGGGTGATCACCAATATCGGGCTGACGCACCTCGAGCTACTGGGCAGCGAGGAGAACATCGCCATGGCTAAAACGGAACTGGCGGCCGGCGTCAGGCCCGCGGGAACGATTGTCGTGAACGCGGGAGACGCCTGGGTCGACAAGGTCGCCGGCGCGTCAGTAGCCAAAGTTATTACCTTCGGCGCCGGGAAGGGGGCCGACGTCAGGGCGGAGGACATTGTCCTGGACGAACGCGTCAGGGCGTCGTTTACAGTCATAGCGAAGATTGAAGGCGTTGGGTACGAGTTTCCGGTTAGACTGGCGGTGCCGGGGCGGCACAACGTCGAAAACGCTTTGGCGGCGGCTGCTGCCTGCTTGGCGCTCGGCGCGCCGGAGCAAGTTATCGTGGAGGGACTAGCCAACGCCAGAATCTCTTTAAACCGAATGAGTTTCATCGACTGCGACTCCGGCATTTTGATAATAAACGACACTTACAACGCCAGTCCCGCGTCGGTTAAGGCGGCGCTGGAAACGCTGGCGGCGGCGGCGGGGACAAGAAAGATAGCGGTTTTGGGCGACATGCTGGAATTAGGAGACGCGTCGAAAGAGGCCCATCTGGAGACGGGACGCAGAGCCGCGGCTGCGGCTGACATTATGTTCGCGGTCGGAGAATTGGCGCAAACCATCGCCGAGGGCGCGAGAGAGGCCGGCATGCCGGCGGACGCCGTCATCTGTTTCGGTGATACGGACGAGGCCGCCGCCAGGCTAAGAGATGAGATGAAGAAGGGAGACGTCGTGCTGGTTAAGGCCAGCCGGGCGCTCAGGTTTGAAAGGATTGTCGAGTGTATCAAATAA
- the mraY gene encoding phospho-N-acetylmuramoyl-pentapeptide-transferase produces MYQIIIAGVVSLALILLLGPFWIRFVIREGIGQQIREEGPERHLAKSGTPTMGGVLVLGAATFAFFAAGLFGASLTTASLVVLFTMLLCGAVGFLDDFIKNHKARSQGLTVKWKIILLFFVSLFLTWGAVRYALPKASIVGIPQIGLTLDIGVFYFLFVFVVLLATTTAVNFTDGLDGLAAGNVSIVVGVYSVICFMQFRHLHIPYGLDLAVFSAAVIGAAAGFMWFNTHPADIFMGDTGSLGLGGAIAALAIFTKTEILLILIGGVLVIEVLSVIAQVLSYKLFKKRVLKMAPLHHHFELSGWSEFKVVVRFWLMAAILAAAGFTIFFVEILKL; encoded by the coding sequence GTGTATCAAATAATCATCGCGGGCGTAGTCTCGTTGGCATTAATCCTGCTGCTCGGCCCGTTCTGGATTAGGTTCGTCATCAGGGAGGGTATCGGGCAGCAGATCCGCGAAGAAGGGCCGGAGAGGCACCTGGCCAAAAGCGGGACTCCGACAATGGGAGGCGTGCTGGTTCTAGGCGCCGCGACGTTCGCCTTTTTCGCGGCCGGTTTATTCGGCGCCAGCCTGACAACGGCCAGCTTGGTTGTTTTGTTTACGATGCTTCTCTGCGGGGCAGTCGGTTTTTTAGACGACTTCATCAAAAACCACAAGGCCAGGTCCCAGGGACTAACGGTAAAGTGGAAGATAATCCTTTTGTTCTTCGTGTCCCTCTTTCTGACTTGGGGAGCGGTCAGATACGCGTTGCCGAAAGCCTCTATCGTCGGTATCCCTCAGATCGGTCTGACATTGGATATCGGCGTCTTTTATTTCTTATTTGTCTTTGTAGTTCTTCTGGCTACGACAACGGCGGTCAATTTTACGGACGGGCTGGACGGCCTGGCGGCAGGCAACGTTTCTATTGTCGTCGGTGTTTATTCGGTCATTTGTTTTATGCAGTTCCGACATCTTCATATTCCTTATGGTTTGGACCTGGCGGTATTTTCGGCGGCCGTGATCGGCGCCGCGGCCGGTTTTATGTGGTTCAACACACATCCGGCGGACATCTTCATGGGGGATACCGGCTCGCTCGGTCTGGGCGGAGCTATCGCCGCGCTCGCGATCTTTACCAAAACGGAGATTCTTCTGATACTTATCGGCGGCGTGCTGGTTATCGAGGTTTTGTCAGTCATCGCCCAGGTTCTGTCTTACAAACTGTTTAAAAAAAGGGTTCTCAAGATGGCGCCCCTGCACCATCATTTCGAATTGTCCGGCTGGTCGGAGTTTAAGGTTGTCGTCCGGTTTTGGCTGATGGCCGCCATTCTGGCGGCGGCCGGGTTTACCATCTTTTTCGTGGAGATCCTAAAACTATGA
- the murD gene encoding UDP-N-acetylmuramoyl-L-alanine--D-glutamate ligase: protein MMDARGKNFLILGLGASGYAAARKLLTLGANVSTVDTSVAYEVMKRAAELQEAGAKSVIWGLPADMLKNQDFLIVSPGVPVDEPVIKSARRRGVAVMSELELAYQLTDSPIIAVTGTNGKSTVVTMLGEIFTTAGVSNLVAGNIGRPLVDAIDEADPETVLIVEVSSFQMETVVDFRPRVAVLLNITEDHIDRHKDMRVYREAKARLFRKQQPEDFAVVNLDDPEVTKVLDGIKSSLVPYSTEQQTERGVFVENGTIWAVLPPEYKPETVGSAGDIHFKGSHNLENALAAIAVGLVWGLPAGDIMKAIANFKGLSHRIEFVAEKGGVKYYDDSKATNPDAVKRALGAFDEPVVLLAGGRNKGMDFSSLKSVLEKKVKAAVLFGESADELAGIIKDAGRTPSATAKSIEEAVNLAAERAVPGDAVLLSPGCASFDMFNGYAERGQAFQDAVRALPDGSAGGD from the coding sequence ATGATGGACGCGCGGGGGAAGAATTTTCTTATTCTCGGGCTTGGGGCTAGCGGTTACGCGGCCGCCCGTAAACTTTTAACACTGGGCGCCAATGTGTCAACCGTTGACACCTCAGTCGCGTACGAAGTCATGAAAAGGGCCGCCGAGCTGCAGGAGGCTGGCGCCAAGTCGGTTATCTGGGGACTCCCCGCCGACATGCTAAAGAATCAGGACTTCCTGATCGTAAGCCCGGGTGTACCCGTTGACGAGCCGGTAATTAAGAGCGCGCGGCGGCGGGGCGTGGCCGTCATGAGCGAGCTTGAGCTGGCCTATCAACTTACAGACTCTCCGATAATCGCTGTAACCGGCACCAACGGTAAAAGCACGGTCGTGACGATGCTCGGAGAGATATTCACGACAGCCGGCGTATCTAACCTAGTGGCCGGCAACATCGGCCGGCCGCTGGTCGACGCGATCGACGAAGCGGACCCGGAGACGGTATTGATCGTCGAGGTGTCAAGCTTCCAGATGGAGACGGTTGTTGACTTCAGGCCGCGGGTGGCGGTCCTACTTAACATCACCGAGGACCATATCGACCGCCACAAAGACATGAGGGTGTACCGGGAGGCCAAGGCGCGGTTGTTTAGGAAGCAGCAGCCGGAGGATTTTGCCGTTGTCAATCTGGACGATCCCGAAGTGACCAAGGTTCTGGATGGCATAAAGTCGAGCCTCGTTCCCTACAGTACCGAACAGCAGACCGAGCGAGGAGTGTTCGTCGAAAACGGCACGATCTGGGCAGTTTTGCCGCCCGAGTACAAGCCGGAGACCGTCGGGTCGGCGGGCGATATTCATTTCAAAGGTTCGCACAATCTTGAGAACGCGCTGGCGGCCATTGCCGTCGGACTGGTTTGGGGATTGCCGGCCGGTGACATAATGAAGGCTATCGCCAACTTCAAAGGATTGAGCCATCGAATTGAATTCGTGGCGGAAAAAGGCGGCGTAAAATACTACGACGACAGCAAGGCAACTAATCCGGACGCGGTCAAACGGGCGCTGGGGGCATTCGACGAGCCGGTCGTTTTGCTGGCCGGAGGCCGCAACAAGGGGATGGACTTTAGTTCTTTGAAAAGCGTGCTTGAGAAGAAGGTTAAGGCGGCCGTGCTGTTCGGAGAATCGGCGGACGAGCTGGCCGGAATCATAAAAGATGCGGGAAGGACCCCGTCCGCAACGGCCAAGTCGATAGAGGAAGCCGTCAACCTGGCAGCTGAACGCGCGGTGCCGGGGGACGCGGTTCTGCTAAGTCCCGGCTGCGCGAGCTTCGACATGTTTAACGGGTACGCCGAACGGGGACAGGCATTCCAAGACGCCGTCCGGGCTTTGCCTGACGGATCGGCTGGGGGAGACTAG